A window from Salvia miltiorrhiza cultivar Shanhuang (shh) chromosome 2, IMPLAD_Smil_shh, whole genome shotgun sequence encodes these proteins:
- the LOC131012593 gene encoding coumaroyl-CoA:anthocyanidin 3-O-glucoside-6''-O-coumaroyltransferase 2-like, which yields MASAGAAVTVVERCAVSPPPRSVPPATLPLTFLDIPWLFFSPTQPIFFFASAAAAAAANFTQTVVPKLKHSLSLALRHFFPLAGKLVIPAALSAEPHLEYNESDSVLLVVAAAADGCEFKNLAGNHRRDGRRFRRLVPEIGGGDGGKRPVLAVQITVFPEMGICIGFTLRNVAADWRTFNNFLKNWASLCKSGGDLLDAGRHVASHDRSVILDSGGLRSFFLTEFWKMAKNVKDVNFDDSEIVRATFVLGPKEMEQIKKWILTRSDLLFGSTQLLLSPYVIVCAFIWVCWIKTHWSTNMITRKDIVHYFGFIAGGLTRMPYAVPSTYVGNCVGFGRSAAIREELAGKDGVVFAAKAIGDTVKKLNGDMLGGARNWIAEWKEMRESELHVTVTGSPKLDLYELDFGWGRPEKFEEVSIGTGAISLSESREVIGGIEVGVALPRLKMDAFSTLFNEV from the coding sequence ATGGCCTCCGCCGGCGCGGCCGTCACGGTGGTGGAGCGCTGCGCCGTCTCCCCGCCGCCGCGCTCCGTTCCGCCGGCGACTCTCCCGCTCACCTTCCTCGACATACCTTGGCTTTTCTTCTCCCCAACTCAGCCCATTTTCTTCTTCGCctcagccgccgccgccgccgccgccaactTCACCCAAACAGTCGTCCCAAAGCTCaagcactctctctctctagcccTCCGCCACTTCTTCCCTCTCGCCGGAAAGTTAGTCATCCCGGCGGCGCTCTCTGCCGAGCCCCACCTCGAGTACAACGAGAGCGACTCCGTCCTCTTGGTCGTGGCCGCGGCGGCGGATGGCTGCGAGTTCAAGAATCTCGCCGGAAACCACCGCAGAGACGGCCGCCGGTTCCGCCGCCTGGTGCCGGAAATTGGCGGCGGAGACGGCGGAAAACGGCCCGTTTTAGCGGTTCAAATAACTGTTTTCCCCGAAATGGGAATCTGCATTGGATTCACGCTGCGAAACGTGGCTGCGGATTGGAGAACTTTCAACAATTTCTTGAAAAATTGGGCTTCGCTCTGCAAAAGCGGCGGAGATCTTCTTGATGCCGGGAGACACGTGGCGTCCCATGATAGGTCAGTGATACTCGATTCTGGTGGGCTGCGGTCATTTTTCTTGACCGAGTTTTGGAAAATGGCAAAAAATGTAAAAGATGTGAATTTCGATGATAGTGAGATTGTAAGAGCTACGTTTGTTTTGGGTCCGAAAGAAATGGAGCAAATCAAGAAATGGATCTTGACCCGGTCCGATCttctattcgggtcgacccaATTGCTCCTTTCACCTTATGTCATTGTATGTGCCTTTATTTGGGTGTGCTGGATCAAGACACATTGGTCTACGAATATGATCACGAGAAAAGACATCGTTCATTATTTCGGTTTTATTGCAGGCGGGTTGACCCGAATGCCCTACGCAGTGCCCAGTACTTATGTGGGCAATTGCGTCGGGTTTGGCCGATCGGCAGCTATTAGAGAGGAACTAGCGGGTAAAGACGGCGTCGTTTTCGCCGCAAAGGCGATCGGGGATACCGTCAAGAAGTTGAACGGGGATATGCTCGGCGGAGCTAGGAATTGGATCGCTGAGTGGAAGGAGATGCGGGAGTCAGAGCTCCATGTTACGGTGACCGGGTCACCGAAATTGGATCTCTACGAATTGGATTTCGGGTGGGGAAGACCCGAGAAGTTTGAGGAAGTGTCGATTGGCACGGGAGCAATTTCTCTTAGTGAAAGTAGAGAGGTGATTGGTGGAATTGAAGTTGGTGTTGCTTTGCCTCGGCTTAAGATGGATGCATTTTCGACTTTATTTAATGAggtataa